From Candidatus Poribacteria bacterium, the proteins below share one genomic window:
- a CDS encoding S41 family peptidase, producing MRPMWLPVAVLCSIILATARSSAQEAIPEAASPAPAAVSMSDTDGTRRELGRLSEVLAQVRQNHVDDPDARRLSEGAIRGMLAALDPYSQYYDADAYQSLQTDTRGKFGGVGMYIGVKQDRITVISPIEDTPAFRAGILSGDVISSIDGASTVSMSADDAASKMRGEPGTEVTLTLLRAGRDEPVVVTLTRDIITVRSVKWHLIHSNVGYVRITQFMEPTAHDVANAIAELTKMGALALILDLRSNPGGLLSSAVAIAGMFLNEGNLVVYTQGRSGREDFTVSAPLLHTDLPVDVLVNSGSASASEIVAGALQAHHRGMIMGSTTFGKASVQKIFPLQEGDGASAVKLTIAHYYTPSGVDINKVGIKPDVELAALSALERDMWRKLRSSDALKTFLQGESPDLLKAIEAFKADNTTDRLYRKYQAFLKSASEQNIVLSEGLIRFAIASETVNETDDFEYDPQIAAAIGYLRAFDVYRALRQDGAAESE from the coding sequence TTGCGACCCATGTGGCTTCCGGTGGCGGTGCTCTGTTCGATCATTCTGGCGACGGCGCGCTCGTCTGCCCAAGAGGCGATCCCCGAGGCCGCGAGCCCTGCGCCGGCTGCCGTCAGCATGTCCGACACCGACGGCACGAGACGCGAGCTCGGACGACTCAGCGAGGTCCTGGCTCAGGTACGGCAGAACCATGTTGACGATCCCGACGCGCGCCGCCTGTCCGAGGGAGCCATTCGCGGCATGCTCGCAGCCCTCGACCCGTACAGCCAGTATTACGACGCGGACGCCTACCAGAGCCTGCAAACGGACACACGAGGCAAGTTCGGCGGCGTCGGCATGTACATCGGCGTGAAGCAGGACCGCATCACGGTCATCTCTCCCATCGAGGACACCCCCGCGTTTCGGGCGGGCATTCTCTCTGGGGACGTGATCTCCTCCATCGACGGAGCCTCCACGGTCAGTATGTCGGCTGACGACGCCGCCAGCAAGATGCGAGGGGAACCGGGAACCGAAGTCACGTTGACGCTGCTGCGCGCTGGGCGCGATGAACCGGTCGTCGTGACGCTGACGCGCGACATCATTACGGTCCGGTCGGTGAAATGGCATCTGATCCATAGCAACGTGGGCTATGTGCGCATCACGCAGTTCATGGAACCGACCGCCCACGACGTGGCAAACGCCATCGCCGAACTCACGAAGATGGGAGCCCTCGCGCTGATCTTGGACCTTCGTAGCAATCCAGGGGGTCTGCTCAGTTCCGCCGTGGCGATTGCTGGCATGTTCCTGAATGAGGGGAACCTGGTCGTCTACACTCAGGGGCGCAGCGGCAGAGAGGACTTCACCGTGTCGGCTCCTCTGCTGCACACGGACTTGCCGGTGGATGTTCTCGTCAACAGCGGGAGCGCGAGCGCTTCGGAGATCGTGGCTGGAGCCCTCCAAGCCCACCATCGCGGAATGATCATGGGATCGACGACCTTCGGCAAGGCATCTGTCCAGAAGATCTTCCCGCTGCAGGAGGGCGATGGCGCATCGGCAGTGAAGCTGACCATCGCTCATTACTACACGCCCTCTGGAGTCGATATCAACAAGGTGGGCATCAAGCCCGACGTCGAGCTGGCTGCGCTGAGCGCGCTGGAACGCGACATGTGGCGCAAGCTGCGCTCCAGCGATGCACTCAAGACGTTCCTGCAGGGCGAGAGCCCGGACCTGCTCAAGGCGATTGAGGCGTTCAAGGCTGACAACACCACCGATCGTCTCTACCGCAAGTACCAAGCGTTCCTGAAGTCGGCATCGGAACAGAACATCGTCCTGAGCGAAGGGCTGATTCGGTTTGCCATCGCCTCCGAGACGGTCAACGAAACCGACGACTTCGAGTACGACCCGCAGATCGCTGCTGCCATTGGGTACCTCCGAGCGTTCGATGTCTACCGAGCGCTGCGCCAAGACGGGGCGGCAGAATCGGAATGA
- a CDS encoding GAF domain-containing protein: protein MRVSPSLPRGMDGTLRAGARETSAPQTVGLLALILLSDLYLHTSVPVAAGPGPGFIAMLAWAAVVLWSALMSTRAATAVVWLAAALSAVVYGVTTPWANDMALVAACYAPVIGTIGIAVHSLRRTYERETRAAAELDAANARAAKTVTELSALLDVSQMSELSFDLGMLFQSSMAAVSRALRMHRGTLALYDEATQELKVKYAFGLTPAQIAAGRYRLGEGIHGTVMSTGQAMAIPNIGEEPIPLSSGGAPVEALSRRPRTVAILCMPVRMEGRTIGVLSVDRAPVDDRTLGDDVGFLTILASIFGQALRIQQMVDHALRQERLAALGQLATSVAHEVRNPLAGIRGAAELLQSDDPLPVSDAQACASLIVTEVDRLARVVEQLLRFGDHRRGERAKHDLVDILDRVLTLVGPECDEIGIEIIRRYGANSTCLEADGDQLAQVFLNLARNAVEAMPNGGTLIVEVHTSPRESVGDGRVLRYIEVIITDTGVGIPQPARERVFDPLFTTKRKGTGIGLALSRRLIEEHDGYIEVRSPEVGGTSMVVTLPSLASEPSTASTNAEIGTQPNHGAGHR, encoded by the coding sequence GTGCGAGTTTCGCCGTCGCTGCCTCGCGGAATGGACGGCACTTTGCGCGCCGGTGCCCGCGAGACCAGTGCACCTCAGACGGTCGGACTGCTGGCGCTCATCCTGCTCAGTGACCTCTATCTGCACACGTCCGTCCCCGTCGCTGCGGGTCCGGGACCTGGCTTCATCGCCATGCTCGCCTGGGCTGCGGTCGTGCTGTGGAGCGCACTCATGTCCACGCGCGCCGCAACAGCGGTGGTTTGGCTGGCAGCCGCACTCAGCGCGGTGGTGTACGGCGTCACCACTCCATGGGCGAACGACATGGCGTTGGTCGCGGCGTGCTATGCGCCGGTGATCGGTACGATCGGCATCGCCGTTCACTCGCTGCGGCGCACCTACGAGCGCGAAACTCGCGCGGCGGCGGAACTCGATGCCGCGAACGCGCGAGCCGCCAAGACCGTCACCGAACTGTCGGCTCTCCTCGACGTGAGCCAGATGTCGGAGCTCAGCTTCGACCTCGGCATGCTCTTCCAGTCGTCTATGGCTGCGGTATCCCGCGCGCTACGTATGCACCGGGGCACGCTGGCTCTCTATGACGAGGCGACGCAAGAGCTCAAGGTGAAGTACGCGTTCGGTCTGACACCTGCGCAGATCGCCGCCGGAAGGTACCGTCTGGGAGAGGGAATCCACGGCACGGTCATGTCCACCGGGCAAGCGATGGCGATCCCGAACATCGGAGAGGAACCGATCCCGCTGTCCTCTGGAGGGGCTCCCGTCGAAGCCCTCTCCCGTCGTCCGAGGACCGTCGCCATCCTCTGCATGCCCGTGAGAATGGAGGGACGTACGATCGGCGTGCTCAGCGTGGATCGCGCCCCTGTCGATGATCGCACGCTGGGAGACGACGTGGGATTCCTGACCATCCTGGCGTCCATATTCGGGCAGGCGCTCCGAATCCAGCAGATGGTCGATCATGCCTTGCGTCAGGAGCGACTCGCGGCGCTCGGACAGCTCGCCACGAGCGTGGCGCACGAAGTGAGGAACCCACTCGCCGGAATACGCGGCGCTGCCGAGCTGCTCCAGAGCGACGATCCGCTCCCGGTCTCGGATGCGCAGGCGTGCGCGTCGCTGATCGTCACGGAGGTGGATCGTCTCGCGCGCGTGGTCGAGCAGCTCTTGCGGTTCGGCGACCATCGCCGGGGCGAGCGAGCAAAGCACGATTTGGTCGATATCCTTGACCGTGTTCTGACGCTCGTGGGGCCCGAGTGCGACGAGATCGGGATCGAGATCATTCGGCGATACGGGGCGAACTCGACGTGCCTGGAAGCCGACGGCGACCAACTCGCCCAGGTGTTCCTCAATCTCGCGCGCAACGCCGTCGAAGCGATGCCCAACGGCGGAACTCTCATCGTCGAGGTGCACACCTCGCCGCGGGAGTCCGTCGGCGACGGTCGCGTCCTTCGCTATATCGAGGTTATCATTACGGACACGGGCGTCGGGATCCCACAGCCAGCACGCGAGCGTGTGTTCGACCCGTTGTTTACGACCAAGCGCAAGGGAACCGGTATCGGACTCGCCCTCAGCCGCAGACTCATCGAGGAACACGACGGCTACATCGAGGTGCGCTCTCCCGAGGTCGGAGGAACCTCAATGGTTGTCACGCTGCCGTCGTTGGCGTCTGAGCCCAGCACGGCATCGACGAACGCCGAGATCGGGACGCAACCGAACCACGGAGCGGGTCACCGATGA
- a CDS encoding sigma-54-dependent Fis family transcriptional regulator, translated as MTMRILICDDEPSICFVLRRALERAGFETKSVHSLADAKHALRNDAIDLAFLDILFPDGSGLDELPAIREKFPDIPVIMLTAHGTMRTALESMKRNAFDYITKPFDLASVVSLARRAADSVQESRRRSEEPVRAPLATEGDEIVGNSPEMQAIYKTIGRVAATEVTVLIQGECGTGKELVARALHANGSRADKPFVEVNCAAIPATLLESELFGHVKGAFTNAVATRIGRFEGAKDGTIFLDEIGDLSLELQTKLLRVLQERSFQRLGSNETVVTDARVIAATNRDLDRAVSEGSFREDLLYRLNVVQITLPPLRHRRSDILLLSDYFVRKYAPRYGRDGVSISEDLLSRFESYDWPGNVRELENVIHRAIVMARGPVLSTADAPLVSPGPELESDGAMDLWLRKWTQDYFASGRRGTLHEEVLERIEGHLMTYVLEHTGGNKSRAADYLGINRNTLHAKLKRYGLTGTDDDGED; from the coding sequence ATGACGATGCGCATATTGATCTGCGACGACGAGCCCTCCATCTGCTTTGTCCTCCGGCGCGCGCTCGAACGAGCCGGGTTCGAGACAAAGAGCGTTCATTCGCTCGCCGACGCCAAGCACGCGCTCCGTAACGACGCCATCGACCTCGCGTTCCTCGACATCCTCTTTCCGGATGGCAGCGGACTGGACGAGCTCCCGGCGATCCGTGAGAAGTTCCCGGACATTCCCGTGATCATGCTGACTGCCCACGGGACGATGCGGACCGCTCTGGAGTCGATGAAGCGGAACGCCTTCGACTACATCACGAAGCCCTTCGATCTCGCGTCGGTGGTGTCGCTGGCACGACGAGCCGCCGACTCAGTCCAGGAGAGCCGCCGCCGGTCGGAGGAACCCGTCCGCGCACCTCTCGCCACGGAGGGCGACGAGATCGTCGGTAACAGCCCGGAGATGCAGGCGATCTACAAGACGATCGGTCGCGTCGCTGCGACCGAGGTCACCGTTCTCATTCAGGGCGAGTGCGGCACGGGCAAGGAACTCGTCGCGCGCGCTTTGCACGCGAACGGAAGTCGGGCTGACAAGCCGTTCGTGGAGGTCAACTGCGCTGCCATCCCTGCGACGCTGCTGGAAAGCGAGCTGTTCGGTCACGTCAAGGGCGCGTTCACGAATGCGGTGGCGACAAGGATTGGTCGGTTCGAGGGAGCCAAGGATGGCACGATCTTCCTCGACGAGATCGGAGACCTCTCTCTGGAACTCCAGACGAAGCTCCTCCGAGTGCTCCAGGAGAGGTCTTTCCAGCGGCTCGGTTCCAACGAGACGGTCGTCACCGATGCCCGAGTAATCGCCGCAACGAACCGCGACTTGGACCGCGCCGTGTCCGAGGGTTCGTTTCGAGAGGACCTGCTGTACCGGCTCAACGTCGTACAGATCACGCTCCCGCCGCTAAGACACCGGCGCTCAGACATCCTCCTGTTGTCGGACTACTTCGTGCGCAAGTACGCCCCGCGCTATGGCAGGGACGGCGTGTCGATCTCCGAGGACCTTCTCAGCCGCTTCGAATCTTACGACTGGCCCGGCAACGTGCGGGAGCTTGAGAACGTCATCCATCGAGCCATCGTGATGGCGCGCGGGCCCGTTCTCAGTACTGCGGACGCGCCCCTGGTGTCCCCGGGCCCGGAACTCGAATCTGACGGCGCGATGGACCTTTGGCTCCGCAAGTGGACCCAGGACTACTTCGCCAGCGGGAGACGCGGAACACTCCACGAGGAGGTCCTGGAGCGCATCGAGGGGCACTTGATGACCTACGTGCTGGAGCACACAGGCGGCAATAAGAGCCGTGCCGCCGACTACCTGGGCATCAACCGGAACACCCTCCATGCGAAGCTGAAACGCTACGGGCTCACAGGGACAGACGACGACGGAGAGGATTGA